In Verrucomicrobiota bacterium, one DNA window encodes the following:
- a CDS encoding LemA family protein: MIASAILVVGVMLGVLLFLALIVGLWVMGIYNGLVRVRQAVKNAWAQIDVQLMRRHDLIPNLVNTVKGYASHEKGTLEAVINARAKATSVTLPADKIKAEGELSSALGRLLAVSEAYPDLKANQNFIALQEELTSTENRIAFARQAYNDSATQLNTAIQTFPAVLIVGMLGFKEEPFFETPAAQKETPTVQF; this comes from the coding sequence ATGATTGCATCTGCGATATTAGTCGTTGGCGTAATGTTGGGCGTGCTGCTGTTCCTAGCGCTCATTGTTGGCCTGTGGGTCATGGGCATTTATAACGGCCTGGTCCGCGTGCGGCAGGCGGTGAAGAATGCATGGGCGCAAATTGACGTGCAGCTCATGCGCCGCCACGACCTGATCCCCAATCTCGTGAATACCGTCAAGGGCTACGCCAGCCACGAGAAAGGAACTCTCGAAGCGGTGATCAACGCCCGCGCCAAGGCCACCAGCGTCACGCTGCCCGCCGACAAGATCAAAGCGGAAGGAGAACTCAGCTCGGCGCTGGGCCGGTTGCTGGCGGTTTCCGAGGCGTACCCCGACCTCAAGGCAAATCAGAACTTCATCGCCTTGCAGGAGGAACTCACTTCCACGGAAAACCGGATCGCGTTTGCCCGGCAGGCCTACAATGACTCCGCCACCCAACTGAATACCGCCATCCAAACTTTCCCGGCGGTGTTGATCGTGGGAATGCTAGGCTTCAAGGAAGAACCGTTCTTTGAAACGCCCGCCGCCCAGAAAGAAACGCCGACGGTGCAGTTCTAA
- a CDS encoding Gfo/Idh/MocA family oxidoreductase, which translates to MQPKADGMNYAPKGKASAVCKPGEFRFAAIGLDHGHIFGQCNGLIEAGGELASVYDPDPAKVANFCKTYPGVKVAASEAEVLHDPSLNLIASACVPCERGPLGLRVMDHGKDYFTDKPPFTSLEQLAAARQKVAETGHIFAVYYSERLHVEAAVYAGQLLQAGAIGRVVQVLGLGPHRLNPATRPPWFWDKKKFGGILCDIGCHQIEQFLYWTGAKSARVLHSKVGNYNCPQYPDFEDFGDATLVADNGATHYMRVDWLNPNGLRAWGDGRTVILGTDGYIELRKYLDVARDAEGDHVYLVDHKGEHHFPVHGQVGFPFFGQLILDCLNRTENAMPQAHTFLTIELALQAQASAVKVSG; encoded by the coding sequence ATGCAACCGAAAGCCGATGGCATGAATTACGCCCCCAAGGGCAAGGCCAGCGCCGTGTGCAAACCAGGCGAGTTCCGCTTCGCCGCCATTGGGCTCGACCATGGCCATATTTTCGGCCAATGCAATGGATTGATTGAGGCCGGCGGCGAACTGGCGTCGGTCTATGACCCCGATCCGGCAAAGGTGGCGAATTTCTGCAAGACCTATCCCGGCGTCAAGGTGGCCGCCAGCGAAGCCGAAGTGCTGCACGATCCTTCGCTCAACCTAATCGCCAGCGCGTGTGTGCCGTGTGAACGCGGCCCACTGGGTCTGCGCGTCATGGATCACGGCAAGGATTACTTCACCGACAAACCGCCGTTCACCTCGCTGGAACAACTGGCGGCGGCCCGCCAGAAGGTGGCGGAAACCGGGCACATCTTCGCTGTCTATTACTCGGAGCGGCTGCATGTGGAAGCCGCCGTCTATGCCGGTCAACTCCTCCAGGCCGGCGCGATTGGGCGCGTGGTTCAGGTCCTGGGTTTGGGACCGCACCGCCTCAACCCGGCCACGCGTCCCCCGTGGTTCTGGGACAAAAAGAAATTCGGCGGCATCCTGTGCGACATCGGCTGCCACCAGATCGAGCAATTCCTGTACTGGACCGGAGCTAAAAGCGCACGGGTACTGCACAGCAAAGTGGGCAACTACAACTGCCCGCAATATCCCGATTTCGAGGATTTCGGTGATGCCACCTTGGTGGCGGACAACGGCGCCACCCATTACATGCGGGTGGATTGGCTCAACCCCAATGGCCTGCGAGCCTGGGGCGATGGCCGCACTGTCATCCTCGGTACCGATGGCTACATTGAGTTGCGCAAATACCTGGATGTCGCGCGTGATGCCGAGGGCGACCATGTTTATTTGGTGGATCACAAAGGCGAACATCATTTCCCCGTGCATGGGCAGGTCGGTTTCCCATTCTTCGGGCAACTCATCCTCGACTGCCTGAACCGCACGGAAAACGCCATGCCGCAAGCGCATACCTTCCTGACGATTGAACTCGCCCTGCAAGCGCAAGCCAGCGCGGT
- a CDS encoding MFS transporter, whose protein sequence is MSTTAQNSGSPKSGGILEGVTVYHWLVFILAASGWLFDCMGQRIFILAREPALKELLGATASDGDVKKWGGLATCILMIGWGTGGLLFGMMSDRYGRVKAMVATLLAYTIFSGLSGLSRNGMEFLIYRFLCGMGVGGMFGAATTLVAESVPAKFRTAALGSMQALSAMGNIGGSALSLGITPGLENYWGHYSGWQVIFFVSVTPVLLAIPILLVLKEPEAWKKAKADAQSGKAKRVGSITDLFRDPRWRRSTLVGICLGVSGMVGLWGIGFFSPELVTTALKNRPLHGADLLKPAQICQALKTPANPAVAHIKSLMTPDVVKQVETSPDTASAALLQDFNRLIHDGNLYNAEAFKGIALKKNTANLVIQVQKHSAPENINFLNRQLLEQTFPGAIDSLQKVIDKMRGRGTMLQDVGALLGMFAFTFIASYFNRRKAFLIAFVMCLCVVSFVFATLKTESDIYWMLPLMGFCTLSVFAGYSIYFPEIYPTRLRGTGVGFCYNTVRYLAAPFPYLLGHLSTMFPFRTVAVAMCGIYLIGIVALIWAPETKDQPLPED, encoded by the coding sequence GTGAGTACAACAGCACAAAACTCGGGCAGCCCGAAATCGGGTGGCATTTTGGAAGGCGTGACGGTGTATCACTGGCTGGTCTTCATCCTGGCCGCCTCGGGCTGGTTGTTTGACTGCATGGGCCAGCGGATTTTCATCCTGGCCCGGGAACCCGCCTTGAAGGAATTGCTGGGCGCAACGGCCTCCGATGGCGATGTCAAGAAATGGGGCGGCCTCGCCACCTGCATCCTGATGATCGGCTGGGGCACCGGCGGGTTGCTCTTCGGCATGATGAGCGATCGCTACGGGCGCGTCAAAGCCATGGTGGCGACCCTGCTAGCGTACACGATTTTCTCCGGCCTTTCCGGCCTGTCGCGCAACGGCATGGAATTCCTGATCTATCGTTTCCTGTGCGGCATGGGCGTGGGCGGCATGTTCGGGGCGGCCACCACGCTGGTGGCGGAAAGTGTGCCGGCAAAATTCCGCACTGCCGCGCTGGGCTCCATGCAGGCGCTCTCTGCCATGGGCAATATTGGCGGATCGGCGTTAAGCCTGGGCATCACTCCCGGCTTGGAGAATTATTGGGGCCATTACAGTGGTTGGCAGGTCATCTTTTTTGTAAGCGTCACCCCGGTCTTGCTGGCGATCCCGATCTTATTGGTTCTCAAAGAACCCGAGGCCTGGAAAAAAGCCAAAGCGGACGCCCAGTCCGGCAAAGCCAAACGAGTTGGATCCATCACGGACCTGTTCCGTGATCCCCGCTGGCGGCGCAGCACGTTGGTGGGCATCTGCCTGGGCGTCTCCGGCATGGTGGGCCTGTGGGGCATCGGTTTCTTCTCGCCGGAATTGGTCACCACCGCCCTGAAGAACCGCCCGTTGCATGGCGCGGATTTATTAAAGCCGGCGCAAATCTGCCAGGCCCTCAAAACCCCGGCCAACCCCGCCGTGGCGCACATCAAGAGCCTCATGACCCCGGACGTGGTGAAGCAGGTGGAGACCTCCCCGGATACCGCGTCTGCCGCCCTGTTGCAGGATTTCAACCGTTTGATCCACGATGGCAATCTTTACAATGCCGAGGCCTTCAAAGGCATTGCCTTGAAGAAAAACACGGCCAACCTGGTGATCCAGGTGCAAAAGCATTCGGCCCCGGAAAATATCAATTTCCTCAACCGGCAACTGCTGGAGCAAACTTTCCCCGGCGCGATTGACAGCCTGCAGAAGGTGATTGATAAAATGCGCGGACGCGGGACCATGCTGCAAGATGTCGGCGCCCTGCTGGGCATGTTCGCGTTCACCTTCATCGCCTCCTATTTCAACCGCCGCAAAGCGTTCCTGATCGCGTTTGTGATGTGCTTGTGCGTGGTGTCGTTTGTGTTCGCCACGTTGAAGACCGAGTCGGATATTTACTGGATGCTCCCCTTGATGGGCTTCTGCACGCTCTCGGTGTTCGCGGGGTATTCCATTTATTTCCCGGAAATTTACCCCACCCGCCTGCGCGGCACTGGCGTGGGCTTTTGCTACAACACCGTGCGTTACCTGGCCGCGCCGTTCCCGTACCTGCTCGGCCATCTCAGCACCATGTTCCCCTTCCGCACGGTCGCTGTGGCGATGTGCGGCATTTACCTGATCGGCATCGTCGCCCTCATCTGGGCGCCCGAAACCAAGGACCAGCCGCTGCCGGAAGATTAA